Below is a window of Aerococcus viridans DNA.
ATAATCCCGGAGATTTAGCAATTACCGGCCGTCTAGACCGCGATGCCCATGGGTTAGTCTTTGTCACTAATAATGGCCAGCTCCATTACATCTTCCAACAACCCAAATTTGATATTCCAAAAATTTACCGCGTCAGCGTAAATGGCCTTATTGATGAAAAAATGGTCGCACAATTTCAAGCTGGTGTCATTTTTGAGGATGGGACGATCTGTAAAGCGGCAAGACTTGAAATCATTTCGGCAAGCCCGCAATCCTCAACTGGTTTAGTCACTATTTCAGAGGGACGTCGCCACCAAGTGAAGAAAATGTTCCTTGCTTGCGGAGTAAAAGTCACAGACTTATACCGACAAGCAATTGGCGATTTAAGAATTGACGGCCTAGCGGAGGGGGGATATCGCCAACTAAATGAAGCGGAAATCCAGTCACTCAAAAGTATCTTTCTTCTATATAATAGGCGTAAAGAAAGTTGAGAGAAAAGGGCGGTAAAAT
It encodes the following:
- a CDS encoding pseudouridine synthase, giving the protein MLLGQLIMDARQVTRKECKRLLKDGHVTVDGQVVTQFATVVDPSWQEITVDQVVIDRHFGHTYYLVHKPKGYLSANKDQQYPTVIDLIQPADNPGDLAITGRLDRDAHGLVFVTNNGQLHYIFQQPKFDIPKIYRVSVNGLIDEKMVAQFQAGVIFEDGTICKAARLEIISASPQSSTGLVTISEGRRHQVKKMFLACGVKVTDLYRQAIGDLRIDGLAEGGYRQLNEAEIQSLKSIFLLYNRRKES